The Puniceicoccus vermicola sequence AATTGACCATGTCTTTCCCGAACCCGGCGAGAATGAAGACGAAATAAATGCAGACGATGATTGCCAAAATCGCTGCAAAATAGAGGGCAACCAGTTGCTTGGTCCTCCCCCGTGCTTGGTCTTGTGCGCCAAAGAAATCCATAGCCAAGATTGCCCTCTTCTTAAACTGCCGAGGCCAGCAGAGTTCGACAGTTCGCTAAGAGCGAATTAAAATTCCACCTTAACCGCCTCGCGCTCCTGCTGGTTCTCAATCTCAAAGAGCTGAGCCTCCTGAAAGCCAGCCGGGCCCGCAATAAGGACATTGGGAAAGGTCTCGCGGGCAGTATTGTAAGTCATCACCGAGTCGTTGTAGGACTGCCGGGCAAATGCGATCTTGTTCTCGGTGGAAGTAAGCTCTTCCGTGAGCTGCATCATGTTCTGGTTCGCCTTCAGATCAGGATAAGCTTCTGAGAGCGCAAAGAATTTCCCCATAGCCCCAGTCAAAGCCGCCTCTGCCCCAAGCAGCCCCTTGATTGCCCCAGGATCCCCCGGATCCGCAGCCGCTTTCTGATTCGCACTAGCCGCACTGTTCCGAGCCTGAATCACCGCCTCAAGCGTCTCCCTCTCATGCGATAAATACCCCTTGGCCGTCTCAACCAAATTCGGAATCAGGTCATAGCGTCGCTTCAACTGAACATCGATCTGAGAAAAGGCGTTCTTAAACCGATTCCTCAACTGGACG is a genomic window containing:
- a CDS encoding LemA family protein, with translation MSTSTIILLCILGFIVLLVIFAISIYNKLVQLRNRFKNAFSQIDVQLKRRYDLIPNLVETAKGYLSHERETLEAVIQARNSAASANQKAAADPGDPGAIKGLLGAEAALTGAMGKFFALSEAYPDLKANQNMMQLTEELTSTENKIAFARQSYNDSVMTYNTARETFPNVLIAGPAGFQEAQLFEIENQQEREAVKVEF